A portion of the Haemophilus influenzae genome contains these proteins:
- the pflB gene encoding formate C-acetyltransferase — protein MSELNEMQKLAWAGFAGGDWQENVNVRDFIQKNYTPYEGDDSFLAGPTEATTKLWESVMEGIKIENRTHAPLDFDEHTPSTIISHAPGYINKDLEKIVGLQTDEPLKRAIMPFGGIKMVEGSCKVYGRELDPKVKKIFTEYRKTHNQGVFDVYTPDILRCRKSGVLTGLPDAYGRGRIIGDYRRVALYGVDFLMKDKYAQFSSLQKDLEDGVNLEATIRLREEIAEQHRALGQLKQMAASYGYDISNPATNAQEAIQWMYFAYLAAIKSQNGAAMSFGRTATFIDVYIERDLKAGKITETEAQELVDHLVMKLRMVRFLRTPEYDQLFSGDPMWATETIAGMGLDGRTLVTKNTFRILHTLYNMGTSPEPNLTILWSEQLPENFKRFCAKVSIDTSSVQYENDDLMRPDFNNDDYAIACCVSPMIVGKQMQFFGARANLAKTLLYAINGGIDEKLGMQVGPKTAPITDEVLDFDTVMTRMDSFMDWLAKQYVTALNVIHYMHDKYSYEAALMALHDRDVYRTMACGIAGLSVAADSLSAIKYAKVKPVRGDIKDKDGNVVATNVAIDFEIEGEYPQYGNNDNRVDDIACDLVERFMKKIQKLKTYRNAVPTQSVLTITSNVVYGKKTGNTPDGRRAGAPFGPGANPMHGRDQKGAVASLTSVAKLPFAYAKDGISYTFSIVPNALGKDAEAQRRNLAGLMDGYFHHEATVEGGQHLNVNVLNREMLLDAMENPDKYPQLTIRVSGYAVRFNSLTKEQQQDVITRTFTESM, from the coding sequence ATGTCAGAACTTAATGAAATGCAAAAATTGGCGTGGGCTGGTTTTGCTGGTGGCGATTGGCAAGAAAATGTCAATGTACGTGACTTTATCCAAAAAAACTATACCCCTTATGAAGGCGATGACTCTTTCTTAGCAGGTCCAACCGAAGCAACAACAAAGCTTTGGGAATCTGTAATGGAAGGAATTAAAATTGAAAACCGTACTCACGCGCCATTAGATTTTGATGAACATACACCATCTACCATTATCTCTCACGCACCCGGTTACATTAACAAAGATTTAGAAAAAATCGTTGGTCTTCAAACTGATGAACCTTTAAAACGTGCCATTATGCCATTCGGTGGTATCAAAATGGTGGAAGGTTCTTGTAAAGTTTATGGTCGTGAACTTGATCCAAAAGTGAAAAAAATCTTCACTGAATACCGTAAAACACATAACCAAGGTGTATTCGATGTTTACACGCCAGATATTTTACGTTGCCGTAAATCTGGGGTATTAACTGGTCTTCCAGATGCTTATGGTCGTGGTCGTATCATCGGTGACTACCGTCGTGTAGCACTTTATGGTGTAGATTTCTTAATGAAAGATAAATACGCACAATTCTCTTCTTTACAAAAAGATTTAGAAGATGGCGTAAATCTTGAAGCAACAATTCGTTTACGTGAAGAAATCGCAGAACAACACCGTGCATTAGGTCAATTAAAACAAATGGCAGCAAGCTATGGTTATGATATTTCTAACCCAGCAACTAATGCTCAAGAAGCCATTCAATGGATGTACTTTGCTTATCTTGCTGCAATAAAATCACAAAATGGTGCAGCAATGTCATTCGGTCGTACCGCAACCTTTATTGACGTGTACATTGAGCGTGATTTAAAAGCAGGGAAAATTACTGAAACTGAAGCGCAAGAATTAGTTGACCACTTAGTTATGAAACTTCGTATGGTTCGTTTCTTACGTACACCTGAATACGATCAATTATTCTCTGGTGACCCAATGTGGGCAACTGAAACCATCGCTGGTATGGGTTTAGATGGTCGTACATTAGTAACCAAAAATACATTCCGTATTTTACACACTCTTTACAACATGGGTACTTCTCCAGAACCAAACTTAACCATTCTTTGGTCTGAACAATTACCTGAAAACTTCAAACGTTTCTGTGCAAAAGTATCGATTGATACCTCATCAGTTCAATACGAAAACGATGATTTAATGCGTCCAGACTTCAACAACGATGACTACGCAATCGCATGTTGTGTATCACCAATGATTGTGGGTAAACAAATGCAATTCTTCGGTGCTCGTGCAAACTTAGCGAAAACATTGTTATACGCAATCAACGGTGGTATCGATGAAAAATTAGGTATGCAAGTAGGTCCGAAAACTGCACCAATTACTGATGAAGTATTAGATTTTGATACAGTAATGACCCGTATGGATAGCTTTATGGATTGGTTGGCAAAACAATATGTGACTGCCTTAAACGTAATCCACTATATGCACGATAAATATTCATACGAAGCCGCATTAATGGCATTACATGATCGTGATGTATACCGTACCATGGCTTGTGGTATAGCGGGTCTTTCTGTTGCGGCTGACTCACTTTCAGCAATCAAATATGCGAAAGTTAAACCAGTTCGTGGCGACATCAAAGATAAAGATGGCAATGTTGTTGCAACTAACGTAGCAATCGACTTTGAAATCGAAGGTGAATATCCACAATATGGTAACAACGATAACCGTGTTGATGACATCGCTTGTGACTTAGTTGAACGTTTCATGAAGAAAATTCAAAAACTTAAAACTTACCGCAATGCAGTGCCTACACAATCTGTATTAACCATTACTTCTAACGTAGTTTATGGTAAGAAAACTGGTAACACCCCTGATGGTCGTCGTGCTGGTGCACCATTCGGACCAGGTGCGAACCCAATGCACGGTCGTGACCAAAAAGGTGCGGTAGCATCATTAACTTCTGTAGCTAAACTTCCATTTGCTTATGCGAAAGATGGTATTTCTTATACCTTCTCAATCGTACCAAATGCGTTAGGTAAAGATGCCGAAGCACAACGCCGTAATCTTGCTGGCTTAATGGATGGTTACTTCCACCACGAAGCAACAGTTGAAGGTGGCCAACACTTAAATGTGAACGTGTTAAACCGTGAAATGTTGTTAGATGCAATGGAAAATCCAGATAAATATCCACAATTGACTATCCGTGTATCTGGTTACGCAGTACGTTTCAACTCTTTAACTAAAGAGCAACAACAAGACGTAATTACTAGAACTTTCACAGAGTCAATGTAA
- the pflA gene encoding pyruvate formate lyase 1-activating protein, translated as MSVLGRIHSFESCGTVDGPGIRFILFMQGCLMRCKYCHNRDTWDLEGGKEISVEDLMKEVVTYRHFMNATGGGVTASGGEAVLQAEFVRDWFRACKEEGINTCLDTNGFVRHYDHIIDELLDVTDLVLLDLKELNDQVHQNLIGVPNKRTLEFAKYLQKRNQHTWIRYVVVPGYTDSDHDVHLLGQFIEGMTNIEKVELLPYHRLGAHKWKTLGLDYELEDVLPPTKESLEHIKTILEGYGHTVKF; from the coding sequence ATGTCAGTTCTTGGACGAATTCACTCTTTTGAATCCTGTGGCACTGTAGATGGGCCAGGTATTCGTTTTATTTTATTTATGCAAGGCTGCTTGATGCGCTGCAAATATTGCCACAATCGTGATACTTGGGATCTTGAAGGTGGTAAAGAAATCAGTGTCGAAGATTTAATGAAAGAAGTCGTGACTTATCGCCATTTTATGAATGCTACTGGCGGTGGTGTCACAGCATCTGGTGGCGAGGCTGTGTTACAAGCAGAGTTTGTACGCGATTGGTTCCGTGCTTGTAAAGAGGAAGGGATTAATACTTGCTTAGATACAAATGGTTTTGTACGTCATTATGATCATATTATTGATGAATTATTAGATGTAACAGATCTTGTTTTACTCGATTTAAAAGAACTTAATGATCAAGTTCATCAAAATCTTATTGGGGTGCCAAATAAACGTACCCTTGAATTTGCAAAATATTTGCAAAAACGTAATCAACATACTTGGATTCGTTATGTTGTGGTTCCTGGTTATACTGATAGCGATCACGATGTGCATTTATTAGGTCAGTTTATTGAAGGTATGACCAATATTGAAAAAGTTGAACTTCTTCCTTATCATCGATTAGGTGCACATAAATGGAAAACCCTTGGGTTAGATTATGAGCTTGAAGATGTATTACCGCCAACTAAAGAATCCTTAGAGCATATTAAAACAATTCTAGAAGGTTATGGACACACTGTAAAATTCTAG
- a CDS encoding surface-adhesin protein E, protein MKKIILTLSLGLLTACSAQIQKAEQNDVKLAPPTDVRSGYIRLVKNVNYYIDSESIWVDNQEPQIVHFDAVVNLDKGLYVYPEPKRYARSVRQYKILNCANYHLTQIRTDFYDEFWGQGLRAAPKKQKKHTLSLTPDTTLYNAAQIICANYGKAFSVDKK, encoded by the coding sequence ATGAAAAAAATTATTTTAACATTATCACTTGGGTTACTTACCGCTTGTTCTGCTCAAATCCAAAAGGCTGAACAAAATGATGTGAAGCTGGCACCGCCGACTGATGTACGAAGCGGATATATACGTTTGGTAAAGAATGTGAATTATTACATCGATAGTGAATCGATCTGGGTGGATAACCAAGAGCCACAAATTGTACATTTTGATGCAGTGGTGAATTTAGATAAGGGATTGTATGTTTATCCTGAGCCTAAACGTTATGCACGTTCTGTTCGTCAGTATAAGATTTTGAATTGTGCAAATTATCATTTAACTCAAATACGAACTGATTTCTATGATGAATTTTGGGGACAGGGTTTGCGGGCAGCACCTAAAAAGCAAAAGAAACATACGTTAAGTTTAACACCTGATACAACGCTTTATAATGCTGCTCAGATTATTTGTGCAAATTATGGTAAAGCATTTTCAGTTGATAAAAAATAA
- a CDS encoding outer membrane protein assembly factor BamD, translated as MRKIKSLALLAVAALVIGCSSGSKDVEQASVNELYTKGTTSLQEGSYSEAIRYLKATTERFPGSVYQEQAMLDLIYANYKTQDYTQVLLMVDSFLHQFPQSPNQAYAVYMAGLTNAATGDNFIQDFFGIDRATRETTSMRTAFSNFQNLVRVFPNSPYSQDALARMAYIKDALARHELEIAKFYAKRKAWVAVANRVVGMLKQYPDTKATYEGLFLMQAAYEKMGLTALANDTQKIIDANKDKTFAPIEKPNEPDLKVPAVK; from the coding sequence ATGCGTAAAATAAAATCTTTGGCATTGCTTGCCGTGGCAGCATTGGTTATTGGATGTTCAAGTGGTTCAAAAGATGTTGAACAAGCATCGGTAAATGAATTATACACAAAAGGTACAACATCATTACAAGAAGGTAGTTACTCTGAAGCCATTCGCTATTTAAAAGCGACGACTGAGCGTTTTCCAGGTAGCGTTTATCAAGAACAAGCAATGTTAGATTTAATTTATGCAAATTATAAAACTCAAGATTATACGCAAGTATTATTGATGGTAGATAGCTTTTTACATCAATTTCCACAAAGCCCAAATCAAGCCTATGCGGTATATATGGCTGGCTTAACTAATGCAGCAACAGGCGATAATTTCATTCAAGATTTTTTTGGAATTGACCGTGCTACACGTGAAACAACCTCTATGCGTACCGCTTTTTCTAATTTCCAAAACTTAGTTCGTGTATTCCCTAATAGCCCTTACTCACAAGATGCTTTAGCTCGTATGGCTTATATTAAAGATGCACTGGCTCGTCACGAATTAGAGATTGCAAAATTCTATGCAAAACGTAAAGCGTGGGTAGCAGTTGCAAATCGTGTGGTAGGAATGTTAAAACAATATCCTGATACTAAAGCAACTTATGAAGGATTATTTCTGATGCAGGCAGCTTATGAAAAAATGGGTTTAACCGCATTAGCAAATGATACTCAAAAAATTATTGATGCGAATAAAGATAAAACTTTTGCACCAATTGAAAAACCAAACGAGCCAGACTTAAAAGTGCCAGCAGTAAAATAG